In Streptomyces dangxiongensis, one DNA window encodes the following:
- a CDS encoding preATP grasp domain-containing protein → MNATAYTADLKEALTGDRDARFVWLCNFEVENQWARDYVGLPAARVSATSATVQRMEELGVLLAEPADCLLLDRPLDDGYRRYVEKTGLGAPIELVTREPAGAGGTSKAVLDSPELMDRLRQLAREGAYLMPMGNSPLEQRISQETGLRAAVPNAATYERVNSKIYSRRLAGELGLREIPGFCCETVPQLRHALDQGLSDGGPLIVKDAYGVSGKGLLVLDSRKKADRLLRMVERRAHNTGDDAIHVVVERFLPKRFDLNYQFTIDRAGGVRLDFVKEALTSGGVHLGHVMPAGLTPAQHETLTEAAEALGARLHKDGFFGIVGVDALVGADDLVHPVLEINARLNMSSYQGRVTERFLAPGGTALARHYPLRLTTPVSFDEVAEALGALAEPPSAGTGAVITSFGTVNAQSGGSVPFDGRLYTLLFAARREELAALDQRVARSLTRFGTTERKP, encoded by the coding sequence ATGAACGCCACCGCCTACACGGCGGATCTCAAGGAGGCGCTCACCGGCGACCGCGACGCCCGGTTCGTGTGGCTGTGCAACTTCGAGGTGGAGAACCAGTGGGCGCGCGACTACGTCGGTCTGCCGGCGGCGCGCGTGTCGGCCACCAGCGCGACCGTGCAGCGCATGGAGGAACTCGGCGTCCTGCTGGCCGAACCCGCCGACTGCCTGCTGCTGGACCGGCCGCTGGACGACGGCTACCGCCGCTACGTCGAGAAGACCGGCCTGGGCGCCCCCATCGAGCTGGTCACGCGGGAACCGGCCGGCGCCGGCGGCACCAGCAAGGCCGTGCTCGACTCACCGGAGTTGATGGACCGGCTGCGGCAACTCGCGCGGGAGGGCGCGTATCTGATGCCCATGGGCAACTCGCCCCTGGAGCAGCGGATCTCCCAGGAGACGGGGTTGCGCGCCGCGGTGCCGAACGCGGCCACCTACGAGCGGGTCAACAGCAAGATCTACAGCCGCCGCCTCGCCGGGGAGTTGGGGCTGCGCGAGATCCCCGGATTCTGCTGCGAGACGGTCCCGCAACTGCGCCACGCACTCGACCAGGGGCTGAGCGACGGCGGGCCGCTGATCGTCAAGGACGCCTACGGCGTCTCCGGCAAGGGCCTGCTCGTACTGGACAGCCGCAAGAAGGCCGACCGGCTGCTGCGCATGGTCGAGCGCCGGGCGCACAACACCGGCGACGACGCGATCCATGTGGTGGTGGAGCGGTTCCTGCCCAAGCGGTTCGACCTCAACTACCAGTTCACCATCGACCGCGCCGGAGGGGTCCGGCTCGACTTCGTCAAGGAGGCGCTCACCTCCGGCGGGGTGCACCTCGGCCACGTCATGCCGGCCGGCCTCACCCCGGCCCAGCACGAGACGCTCACCGAGGCCGCCGAGGCGCTGGGCGCACGACTGCACAAGGACGGGTTCTTCGGCATCGTGGGCGTGGACGCCCTCGTGGGCGCCGACGACCTGGTCCATCCGGTCCTGGAGATCAACGCCCGGCTGAACATGTCCAGCTACCAGGGGCGCGTCACCGAACGGTTCCTGGCCCCCGGAGGCACGGCACTGGCCAGGCACTACCCGCTGCGGCTCACCACGCCGGTCTCCTTCGACGAGGTGGCCGAGGCCCTCGGCGCCCTGGCCGAACCGCCGTCGGCGGGTACCGGAGCGGTCATCACGTCGTTCGGCACCGTCAACGCGCAAAGCGGCGGCTCCGTCCCGTTCGACGGCCGGCTCTACACCCTGCTCTTCGCCGCGCGACGCGAGGAACTCGCCGCCCTCGACCAGCGGGTGGCCCGCTCGCTCACACGATTCGGCACCACCGAGAGGAAGCCATGA
- a CDS encoding acyl carrier protein: MERDSVISAVEKSLSEVLERPVTGLTEEVRLFEDLHLDSTSVLELLMALEDAVDISVDPEDLDMDDFTSVGSLTDYVLSQAAQTTGEG, encoded by the coding sequence ATGGAACGCGACAGCGTGATCTCGGCGGTGGAGAAGTCCCTCAGCGAGGTACTGGAGCGCCCCGTCACCGGTCTCACCGAGGAGGTACGCCTCTTCGAGGACCTGCACCTGGACTCCACGTCCGTCCTGGAACTGCTGATGGCACTGGAGGACGCCGTGGACATATCGGTGGACCCCGAGGACCTGGACATGGACGACTTCACGTCGGTCGGATCGCTCACCGACTACGTCCTGTCCCAGGCCGCGCAGACCACCGGCGAGGGATGA
- a CDS encoding type III PLP-dependent enzyme domain-containing protein: MSSRKEAASSTNGTSGTEFHVQGVPISHIAEEFGTPVFVYDAEELRSVYQSLRDRLHPAVDVFFSLKANPNISITSRLGSLGAGAEISSMVELMTVTRAGIAPDDIIFLGPGKTRAELEACVAAGVYAIVCESLDEVAEIEEIAAATGRDEVPVLLRVNPDFHTKGSGLTMGGKPRQFGIDADILRRSRGLLDRLRRVRVRGFHAYMGTRFLGAEDLAHNTRQILALADELAQALGIELETVDFGGGFGVAYFDNEKDLDLRATVAGINEVVEPFAAAHPRCRLINELGRYLTATCGTYVVRARYVKESMGERFVVADGGTNHHMAAVGVGSFVKRNFPIRSLTRYDDEPTGTYTVTGPLCTPNDVIGKKVVLPPVQAGDLLGVERSGAYGPTASPGLFLGHGFPAEVLVHNGTAHLVRERDRKEELLTKQRLIDFD, translated from the coding sequence ATGAGCAGCCGGAAGGAAGCCGCCAGCAGCACCAACGGCACGAGCGGCACGGAATTCCATGTGCAGGGTGTGCCGATCTCGCACATCGCCGAGGAGTTCGGCACCCCTGTGTTCGTCTACGACGCCGAGGAGCTGCGCTCCGTCTACCAGTCGCTGCGCGACCGGCTGCACCCGGCGGTGGACGTCTTCTTCTCCCTGAAGGCCAACCCGAACATCAGCATCACCTCCCGGCTGGGCTCGCTCGGCGCCGGCGCGGAGATCTCCTCCATGGTCGAGCTGATGACCGTGACGCGAGCGGGCATCGCACCGGACGACATCATCTTCCTGGGACCGGGCAAGACGCGCGCCGAGCTGGAGGCCTGCGTCGCCGCCGGTGTGTACGCCATCGTGTGCGAGTCGCTGGACGAGGTCGCCGAGATCGAGGAGATCGCCGCCGCCACGGGCCGCGACGAGGTCCCTGTGCTGCTCCGCGTCAACCCGGACTTCCACACCAAGGGCTCCGGCCTGACGATGGGCGGCAAGCCACGCCAGTTCGGCATCGACGCCGACATCCTGCGCCGCTCCCGGGGCCTTCTCGACCGCCTGCGCAGAGTGCGGGTGCGCGGCTTCCACGCCTACATGGGCACCCGCTTCCTGGGCGCCGAGGACCTGGCGCACAACACCCGCCAGATCCTCGCCCTGGCCGACGAACTCGCGCAGGCCCTCGGGATCGAACTGGAGACCGTCGACTTCGGCGGCGGCTTCGGCGTCGCCTACTTCGACAACGAGAAGGACCTCGACCTCCGGGCCACGGTCGCCGGGATCAACGAGGTGGTCGAGCCGTTCGCCGCCGCGCACCCCCGGTGCCGGCTGATCAACGAACTCGGGCGGTACCTGACCGCGACGTGCGGCACGTACGTGGTGCGGGCGCGGTACGTCAAGGAGTCGATGGGCGAGCGGTTCGTCGTCGCCGACGGCGGCACCAACCACCACATGGCGGCGGTCGGAGTCGGCAGCTTCGTCAAGCGCAACTTCCCGATCCGCTCGCTGACCCGGTACGACGACGAGCCGACCGGCACCTACACCGTCACCGGGCCGCTGTGCACCCCCAACGACGTCATCGGCAAGAAGGTCGTCCTGCCCCCGGTCCAGGCCGGTGACCTGCTGGGGGTCGAGCGCTCGGGAGCGTACGGACCGACCGCCTCACCGGGCCTGTTCCTCGGCCACGGCTTCCCGGCCGAGGTGCTGGTCCACAACGGGACCGCGCACCTGGTGCGGGAACGGGACCGCAAGGAGGAACTGCTCACCAAGCAGCGCCTCATCGACTTCGACTGA
- a CDS encoding 3-oxoacyl-[acyl-carrier-protein] synthase III C-terminal domain-containing protein has product MSDATTLERIESFLPERSVKIDEVAGSLGLRRAEVGVFRKIYGLDRLRFDPDTGLFDLVLPAARQALKALPEGHGIRYVIYAHTMQTLTPPHIDAAQVIRDDLGLHDAEAFALTQQACVSSLGAIDLVGELLRAEAPEGAHALMVTGERAYSPKVQLIPNSAIMADAAAACLVTVGGRGDEVRSHVTRTLGEYAAGLEMTKEETQGFGRAYGTVLGEVILEAVRKAGLTFGDIDLVVPHNVNMVSWRQTIKEMGADPGRFFLENIERYSHCYASDVFVNYTTLRDSDRLVDGRHYVLCSVGLGATFGAMVITHRKR; this is encoded by the coding sequence ATGAGCGACGCGACGACCCTGGAGAGGATCGAGTCGTTCCTCCCCGAGCGCAGCGTGAAGATCGACGAAGTCGCCGGCAGCCTTGGCCTCAGGCGGGCCGAGGTGGGCGTGTTCCGGAAGATCTACGGCTTGGACCGGCTCAGGTTCGACCCGGACACGGGCCTGTTCGACCTGGTCCTCCCCGCGGCACGGCAGGCGTTGAAGGCACTCCCGGAAGGGCACGGGATCAGGTACGTCATCTACGCCCACACCATGCAGACCCTCACCCCGCCGCACATCGACGCCGCCCAGGTGATCCGTGACGATCTGGGGCTGCACGACGCCGAGGCGTTCGCGCTCACCCAGCAGGCGTGCGTCAGCAGCCTCGGGGCCATCGACCTGGTGGGCGAACTGCTGCGGGCCGAGGCGCCGGAGGGCGCCCACGCGCTGATGGTGACCGGCGAGCGGGCCTACTCGCCCAAGGTCCAGCTGATCCCCAACAGCGCCATCATGGCCGACGCCGCGGCTGCCTGCCTGGTGACCGTGGGCGGCCGGGGTGACGAGGTGCGCTCCCACGTCACGCGCACCCTCGGCGAGTACGCGGCCGGACTGGAGATGACCAAGGAGGAGACGCAGGGCTTCGGCCGGGCCTACGGCACGGTGCTCGGCGAGGTCATCCTGGAGGCCGTACGGAAGGCGGGGCTGACCTTCGGCGACATCGACCTCGTTGTCCCGCACAACGTGAACATGGTCTCCTGGCGGCAGACGATCAAGGAGATGGGCGCCGACCCGGGCCGGTTCTTCCTGGAGAACATCGAGCGCTACAGCCACTGCTACGCCTCGGATGTCTTCGTCAACTACACCACGCTGCGCGACAGCGACCGGCTCGTCGACGGCCGCCACTACGTCCTGTGCTCCGTCGGTCTGGGCGCCACCTTCGGCGCCATGGTGATCACCCACCGGAAGCGGTGA